Proteins encoded by one window of Dreissena polymorpha isolate Duluth1 chromosome 11, UMN_Dpol_1.0, whole genome shotgun sequence:
- the LOC127851047 gene encoding uncharacterized protein LOC127851047, with protein sequence MLREWTIMKNLLRKKKTGINCHDLYCELLQTQPADIQNILTLVNIMVSISPSTAECERQFSAMKLIKSCRRSHMHQDTLEALIEGACRWTTTPGIQGGRGYPPLDGLWTWDTPPSRPQDLVS encoded by the exons ATGCTCCGAGAATGGACCATCATGAAAAACCTTCTGAGGAAGAAGAAAACTGGAATAAACTGCCATGACCTCTACTGTGAGTTGCTCCAGACCCAGCCTGCTGATATTCAGAACATTCTAACCCTCGTGAACATCATGGTGTCAATATCACCTTCCACAGCAGAGTGTGAACGCCAATTCTCTG cCATGAAACTCATCAAGAGCTGCAGGCGTTCACACATGCACCAGGACACGCTGGAAGCACTCATCGAGGGTGCATGCAGATGGACCACCACTCCAGGAATACAAGGCGGAAGGGGCTATCCACCACTGGATGGACTGTGGACCTGGGACACGCCACCTAGCAGGCCACAAGATCTCGTCAGCTAG